In Pirellulales bacterium, the following are encoded in one genomic region:
- the pgk gene encoding phosphoglycerate kinase has product MSTTPAAMEAFLAQLLAGREAARGRTLNDYLAAIPRLDALADVPSGTPVLVRGDVDAKPGDAIGKGDIRLRSMVETLKFGRDRGWKQVIFGHIGRDPAGTLAKVAKRIGELLGCDVPLVTDWLDEATGAVSDAVQQQIAAAPAGAVLVLENTRRYDIERVLWKAKPADAAQHAPALATLANSLAEKVAKVYVNEALSAGSLDSSTVAVPLAMDRIALGKYVAGEFDGPMQQCLKTQLVVFSGLKIDKLDDLEAMIGRGTIRTVFAAGSLAMALRKAIGELDGAPACIGVAEDPAHSDKPYYIPPARVEQAKRMVAEGRTKGIEFVVPVDSVVEDGSIVDVLQPTQQQFDIGPKSNALFEQKAGEFIAKHGAGAVAFHNGVFGMFEDPRFENGTKNFIPQLKRLKDAGALVYVGGGEGGKALEKYGQEDWVTHVFTAGGTVLNALGSEPVPYLVTLEAAAKQACESA; this is encoded by the coding sequence ATGTCGACAACGCCCGCTGCCATGGAAGCCTTTCTCGCCCAACTGCTTGCCGGACGCGAGGCGGCCCGCGGGCGGACGCTCAACGACTATTTGGCGGCGATCCCGAGGCTCGATGCCCTGGCCGACGTCCCCAGCGGCACGCCCGTGCTGGTCCGCGGCGACGTCGACGCCAAGCCCGGCGATGCGATCGGCAAAGGCGACATTCGCCTGCGGTCGATGGTCGAGACGCTCAAGTTCGGCCGCGACCGGGGTTGGAAGCAAGTGATCTTCGGCCACATCGGCCGCGACCCCGCCGGCACGCTCGCCAAAGTGGCCAAACGGATTGGCGAGCTTTTGGGCTGCGACGTCCCGCTGGTGACGGACTGGCTCGACGAGGCGACCGGCGCCGTCTCCGACGCCGTGCAGCAGCAGATCGCCGCCGCTCCCGCTGGCGCCGTGCTCGTGCTGGAAAATACGCGGCGGTACGACATTGAGCGGGTGCTGTGGAAGGCCAAGCCCGCCGATGCCGCCCAGCACGCTCCGGCTCTCGCGACGCTGGCCAATTCGCTGGCCGAGAAGGTGGCCAAGGTCTACGTCAACGAAGCCCTGTCGGCCGGCAGCCTCGACTCGTCGACCGTCGCCGTTCCGCTGGCGATGGACCGGATCGCTCTCGGCAAGTACGTGGCCGGCGAGTTCGACGGCCCGATGCAGCAGTGTCTCAAGACGCAATTGGTCGTGTTCAGCGGGTTGAAGATCGACAAGCTCGACGACCTCGAGGCGATGATCGGCCGCGGCACGATCCGCACCGTGTTCGCCGCGGGCTCGCTGGCGATGGCCCTCCGCAAGGCAATCGGCGAACTCGACGGCGCACCAGCCTGCATCGGCGTCGCCGAGGACCCGGCGCACAGCGACAAGCCGTACTACATTCCCCCGGCGCGGGTTGAGCAGGCGAAGCGAATGGTCGCCGAGGGACGGACCAAGGGGATCGAGTTCGTCGTGCCGGTCGACTCGGTCGTCGAGGACGGTTCGATCGTGGACGTGCTGCAGCCGACCCAGCAGCAGTTCGACATCGGTCCCAAGTCCAACGCCCTGTTCGAGCAGAAGGCGGGCGAGTTCATCGCCAAGCACGGCGCCGGGGCGGTTGCGTTCCACAACGGAGTGTTCGGCATGTTCGAAGACCCGCGATTCGAGAACGGCACGAAGAACTTTATTCCCCAGCTCAAGCGGCTCAAAGACGCGGGGGCGCTCGTCTACGTCGGCGGCGGCGAGGGGGGGAAGGCCCTCGAGAAGTACGGCCAAGAGGATTGGGTCACCCACGTCTTCACCGCGGGAGGGACGGTGCTGAACGCCTTGGGGAGCGAACCTGTGCCCTATCTGGTGACGCTCGAAGCCGCCGCGAAGCAGGCCTGCGAATCAGCGTGA
- a CDS encoding uracil-DNA glycosylase has translation MHDPATLKTLVRQQLESLAAAGVEALPHAVAASPAVAPSRTPASPGRPASPQQEAVMPRAKRSQPAKSSAVAVDDATIAAAPSLEVLRELVADCTRCSELATTRTQTVFGVGNPRAKLCLLGEAPGADEDRLGEPFVGRAGQLLTKILEACKLTRDEVYILNVLKCRPPGNRNPEPDEACRCRPYLDRQLALIDPGFICCLGAVAAKNLLDTQEAIGKLRGKVLDYRGIKVVCTYHPAYLLRNPAAKGATWDDMKLLLRTMGRPVD, from the coding sequence ATGCACGACCCAGCGACGCTCAAGACGCTCGTGCGGCAACAGCTTGAAAGCCTCGCGGCGGCGGGGGTCGAGGCGTTGCCGCACGCCGTTGCAGCGTCTCCAGCCGTCGCCCCGTCCCGCACACCGGCGTCGCCCGGTCGCCCCGCTTCACCCCAGCAGGAAGCCGTCATGCCTCGGGCCAAGCGTTCGCAGCCTGCCAAGTCGTCTGCCGTCGCGGTCGACGATGCGACGATCGCCGCGGCCCCGTCGCTGGAGGTGCTGCGCGAGCTTGTGGCCGATTGCACCCGCTGCAGCGAGCTGGCGACGACCCGCACGCAGACGGTATTCGGCGTCGGCAATCCGCGGGCGAAGCTCTGCCTGCTGGGCGAGGCGCCAGGCGCCGACGAAGACCGCCTCGGCGAGCCGTTCGTCGGCCGAGCCGGGCAACTGCTGACCAAGATCCTCGAAGCCTGCAAGCTCACCCGCGACGAAGTCTACATCCTGAACGTGCTTAAGTGTCGCCCGCCGGGCAATCGCAACCCTGAGCCGGACGAAGCGTGCCGCTGCCGCCCCTATCTTGATCGCCAGCTGGCCTTGATCGACCCCGGCTTCATTTGCTGCTTGGGCGCCGTTGCCGCGAAGAACCTGCTCGACACGCAAGAGGCCATCGGCAAACTGCGCGGCAAAGTGCTCGACTATCGCGGGATCAAGGTCGTCTGCACGTACCACCCCGCCTACCTGCTGCGCAACCCCGCGGCGAAGGGCGCCACGTGGGACGACATGAAGCTGCTGTTGCGCACCATGGGCCGGCCGGTCGACTGA
- a CDS encoding NAD(P)(+) transhydrogenase (Re/Si-specific) subunit beta, whose product MFSPLLAAATELAKPAADALEKVEEAIEAAGAVRVANVGYLVASILFILGIKGMTHPRTAVRGNLLGAIGMLIAVVVTLTISGAPPAVWIAGMLVGGGIGIFMAIKIQMTQMPQMVALLNGFGGIASVLVAGAEIIHPTSSSDSPETAGLFAGLTGLIGAVTFTGSLVAAGKLQELPQFKKPWSFGGQQLVNALLVGVAVLLCLEMTDGTGWEYFAIVLLSFVLGVLLTTPIGGADMPVVIALLNSYSGLAAAAAGFVIDNNVLIIAGSLVGASGLILTKIMCKAMNRSLANVLFGKMEASGTGPTDDEVYAGKIKRTSPEELAMLLDGVQRVVVVPGYGLAVAQAQHTVRELANLLEAKGATVEYAIHPVAGRMPGHMNVLLAEADVPYDQLKEMDEVNPTFAQCDVAIVIGANDVVNPLANTDPTSPIAGMPILNVGEARTVVVVKRSLSPGFAGIPNPLFAADNCLMLFGDGKKALVELVAALKES is encoded by the coding sequence ATGTTCTCCCCCTTGCTTGCCGCCGCGACTGAACTGGCGAAACCCGCCGCCGACGCCCTGGAGAAGGTCGAGGAAGCAATCGAGGCCGCCGGAGCCGTCCGCGTGGCCAACGTCGGGTACCTCGTCGCCTCGATTCTGTTCATCCTTGGCATCAAGGGGATGACCCACCCGCGGACCGCCGTGCGCGGCAACCTGCTGGGGGCGATCGGCATGTTGATCGCCGTCGTGGTCACGCTGACCATTTCCGGCGCTCCCCCTGCGGTGTGGATCGCGGGAATGCTCGTCGGCGGCGGCATCGGGATCTTCATGGCGATCAAGATCCAGATGACCCAGATGCCGCAGATGGTGGCGCTGTTGAACGGGTTCGGCGGGATCGCCTCGGTGTTGGTCGCCGGAGCCGAGATCATCCATCCCACGAGCAGCTCCGACTCGCCCGAGACCGCGGGGCTGTTCGCCGGGCTGACGGGGCTGATCGGCGCCGTCACCTTCACCGGTTCGCTCGTCGCGGCAGGCAAATTGCAAGAATTGCCGCAATTCAAGAAGCCATGGAGCTTTGGGGGCCAGCAACTCGTCAACGCCCTGTTGGTCGGCGTGGCCGTGCTGCTGTGCCTGGAGATGACCGACGGCACGGGGTGGGAGTACTTTGCGATCGTGCTGCTGTCGTTCGTCCTGGGGGTGCTGCTCACCACGCCGATCGGCGGGGCCGACATGCCCGTGGTCATCGCGCTGTTGAACAGCTACTCGGGTCTGGCGGCCGCGGCCGCGGGGTTCGTGATCGACAACAACGTGCTGATCATCGCCGGCTCGCTCGTGGGGGCGTCGGGACTCATCCTGACCAAGATCATGTGCAAGGCGATGAATCGCTCGCTCGCCAACGTGCTGTTCGGCAAGATGGAAGCCAGCGGCACGGGCCCCACCGACGACGAAGTCTATGCCGGCAAGATCAAGCGAACCTCGCCCGAGGAGCTCGCGATGCTGCTCGACGGCGTCCAGCGAGTCGTCGTCGTGCCAGGCTACGGCTTGGCGGTCGCTCAGGCGCAACACACGGTGCGCGAACTGGCCAACCTGCTGGAAGCGAAGGGGGCGACCGTCGAGTACGCCATCCACCCCGTCGCGGGCCGCATGCCGGGGCACATGAACGTGCTGTTGGCCGAGGCCGACGTGCCGTACGACCAGCTCAAAGAGATGGACGAAGTCAACCCGACGTTCGCCCAGTGCGACGTGGCGATCGTGATCGGCGCCAACGACGTGGTCAACCCGCTGGCGAACACCGACCCCACGAGCCCCATCGCGGGAATGCCGATCCTGAACGTCGGCGAAGCCCGCACGGTGGTCGTGGTCAAACGGAGCCTCAGCCCCGGCTTCGCGGGGATCCCCAATCCGCTGTTCGCCGCCGACAACTGCCTCATGCTGTTCGGCGACGGGAAGAAGGCGCTCGTCGAGTTGGTTGCAGCGCTCAAGGAATCGTAG
- a CDS encoding NAD(P) transhydrogenase subunit alpha, whose amino-acid sequence MDLITALTIFALAVFVGFEIITKVPPTLHTPLMSGSNAISGITLVGAVLAGGGWAANVLGFFAVVFAMINVVGGFLVTNRMLGMFKKK is encoded by the coding sequence ATGGACCTCATTACTGCACTGACGATCTTCGCTTTGGCCGTGTTCGTCGGCTTCGAGATCATCACCAAGGTGCCTCCGACCTTGCACACGCCGTTGATGAGCGGCTCGAACGCAATCAGCGGCATTACGCTCGTGGGGGCGGTGCTCGCCGGCGGCGGCTGGGCGGCCAACGTCCTCGGCTTTTTTGCCGTCGTGTTCGCCATGATCAACGTCGTCGGCGGGTTCTTGGTGACGAATCGCATGTTGGGAATGTTCAAGAAGAAATAG
- a CDS encoding Re/Si-specific NAD(P)(+) transhydrogenase subunit alpha — MKAALLRETFPGERRVALVPAVLPALAKLGLTVVMEPGAGAGADLPDQEYLDKGAELAADRAAAIAAADVVLQVRALGANPDAGRSDLELFRRGQVVIGMCDPLGNPAAVKDLADRGVTLFGLELIPRITRAQSMDVLSSMATIAGYKAVLLAANHLPKMFPMLMTAAGTLTPAKVLVIGAGVAGLQAIASARRLGAVVLGYDVRPVVKEQIESLGAKFVELPLDTSGSEDKGGYAKQLSEEQQQRQRDLLADVIAECDVCISTAAIPGRPSPRLITDSAVERMRPGSVIVDLAAERGGNCGLTCPDQTAVVHGVTILGPTNLPSEVPQHASQMFAKNVATLLGLLMQNGELDVNLGDEVIRDTLAAKDGQVQNARIRETLGLGPLVLPETTPPAEHLAT; from the coding sequence ATGAAAGCCGCCCTCCTTCGCGAGACGTTTCCCGGCGAGCGTCGAGTCGCCCTGGTCCCCGCCGTCTTGCCTGCGCTCGCCAAGCTGGGCCTGACGGTGGTCATGGAACCGGGCGCCGGCGCGGGCGCCGATCTGCCCGATCAAGAGTACCTGGACAAAGGGGCCGAGTTGGCCGCCGATCGGGCTGCGGCGATCGCCGCGGCCGACGTCGTGCTGCAGGTCCGCGCTCTGGGGGCCAATCCCGACGCGGGACGCAGCGATCTTGAACTGTTTCGCCGCGGGCAGGTCGTCATCGGCATGTGCGATCCGCTGGGAAATCCCGCCGCGGTGAAGGACCTCGCCGACCGCGGCGTCACGCTGTTCGGGCTCGAGCTGATCCCGCGGATCACGCGGGCCCAGAGCATGGACGTGCTGTCGTCGATGGCCACGATCGCCGGTTACAAGGCCGTGCTGCTGGCGGCGAATCACCTGCCGAAGATGTTCCCCATGCTGATGACCGCCGCAGGCACGTTGACCCCGGCCAAGGTGCTGGTGATCGGCGCCGGGGTCGCGGGGTTGCAGGCGATCGCCTCGGCCCGGCGACTGGGCGCCGTCGTGCTGGGGTACGACGTGCGGCCCGTCGTGAAGGAGCAAATCGAATCGCTGGGAGCGAAGTTCGTCGAACTGCCGCTCGACACCTCCGGCAGTGAAGACAAAGGGGGTTACGCCAAGCAACTCAGCGAGGAGCAGCAGCAGCGTCAGCGCGACCTGCTGGCCGACGTGATCGCGGAATGCGACGTTTGCATCTCGACCGCCGCGATCCCGGGGCGGCCTTCGCCGCGATTGATCACCGACTCGGCGGTCGAGCGAATGCGGCCCGGCTCGGTCATCGTCGACTTGGCGGCCGAACGGGGCGGCAACTGCGGCCTCACCTGCCCCGACCAAACCGCCGTCGTCCACGGCGTGACGATCCTGGGGCCGACGAATCTTCCCAGCGAAGTCCCCCAGCACGCCAGCCAGATGTTCGCCAAGAACGTGGCGACGCTGTTGGGGCTCTTGATGCAGAACGGCGAACTCGACGTCAACCTCGGCGACGAGGTGATTCGCGACACCCTGGCCGCCAAAGACGGCCAAGTGCAGAACGCCCGCATCCGCGAAACGCTCGGCCTGGGACCGCTGGTCCTGCCGGAGACGACTCCGCCGGCGGAGCATCTGGCGACGTAA